In Cryptococcus gattii WM276 chromosome A, complete sequence, one genomic interval encodes:
- a CDS encoding CIP1 protein, putative (Similar to TIGR gene model, INSD accession AAW41929.1): MSPIVALIGHNGTVGENILPYLVDAHKKGSIKLVILHRPNSDLSKIPSDAGIEKRIIELEEGKIDAIKAVVKDLEVVISTIAAANTPNQVYLAEALVGSPVFKTFIPSDFGCVWSEEEISSPGLSFLKIKEEAAENIKHLKIPITEIKVGMFDLFFFGYKAGGTDVKGNQVQHYHKSLNTQIPITSLSYLGYSVAQLVSDPSLLAKLPNSTPYIYNYAPTGQEIVDVLTQLHGKPTKTVEVSEENMAERLKGSWAVGAAVIKKWGDNNWGKVPKTEISGWTGKSFAETVKEWVNKA, from the exons ATGTCTCCCATCGTCGCTCTGATTGGTCACAACGGTACTGTTGGCGAGAACATCTTGCCCTACCTCGTTGATGCTCACAAGAAGGGCTCCATCAAGCTTGTGATTCTGCACCGACCTAACTCCGACCTCTCCAAGATCCCTTCTGACGCTGGTATTGAGAAGAGAATTATTGAGCtagaggaaggaaagatCGATGCTATCAAGGCCGTGGTCAAGGACTTGGAGGTCGTCAT TTCCACCATTGCAGCAGCTAATACCCCTAACCAGGTCTACCTCGCCGAAGCTCTTGTCGGATCTCCTGTCTTTAAGACCTTTATCCCATCCGACTTTGGTTGTGTCTGgagcgaagaagaaatcAGCAGTCCTGGTCTTTCATTCCTTAAGATTAAGGAGGAGGCTGCTGAGAATATCAAGCACCTTAAGATTCCCATTACTGAAATCAAGGTCGGGATGTTTGACCTGTTCTTTTTCGGCTATAA GGCTGGGGGAACCGACGTGAAAGGTAATCAGGTCCAACACTACCACAAGTCTCTCAACACCCAAATCCCTATTAC CTCCCTTTCTTACCTTGGCTATTCCGTCGCTCAGCTCGTCTCTGATCCTTCCCTCCTCGCTAAGCTCCCCAACAGTACTCCCTACATCTATAACTATGCACCCACCGGTCAAGAAATTGTCGACGTTCTCACACAGCTTCATGGCAAACCCACTAAGACCGTCGAAGTCAGTGAGGAAAACATGGCCGAACGGCTTAAGGGATCTTGGGCTGTCGGTGCTGCGGTCATCAAGAAATGGGGTGACAACAACTGGGGTAAGGTTCCCAAGACCGAGATTAGTGGCTGGACTGGTAAGAGCTTTGCCGAGACTGTCAAGGAGTGGGTCAACAAGGCGTAG
- a CDS encoding uncharacterized protein (Similar to TIGR gene model, INSD accession AAW41933.1), which translates to MFRKLLAARPLRAITSVPSTFVRTQPFAALRSYSTPSAASSPLDSGEEAIYKRLKERFPGSKLEVQDVSGGCGSFYAILISSPAFKGLTTVKQHKLVNECLKEDIKGIHGLQLKTIPE; encoded by the exons ATGTTCAGAAAACTTCTCGCAGCTCGGCCCCTCAGGGCAATCACTTCTGTCCCTTCCACGTTCGTTCGAACGCAACCCTTTGCTGCTTTGCGATCATATTCCACCCCTtcagcagcttcttcccCTTTGGATAGCGGGGAGGAGGCAATCTATAAAAGGTTGAAGGAGAGGTTCCCTGGATCAAAATTAGAAGTTCAGGACGTTTCTG GCGGCTGTGGTTCATTCTACGCGATtctcatctcttctccagcCTTCAAAGGCCTAACAACGGTCAAGCAACACAAGTTGGTAAACGAATGCTTAAAGGAGGATATCAAGGGAATTCACGGTCTTCAA TTGAAGACTATTCCCGAATAA
- a CDS encoding endonuclease, putative (Similar to TIGR gene model, INSD accession AAW41930.1): MPPRKKCGNPLFLQWMEEIRDAAREKGSKSAETYSKACRSLELCPVTYGRPRDLAVLAHIGEKTIAQLENRWIEYRKIKGLDVPAEPEKPKTKDKGKGRAAPDDDVAMSGTSQETVKKTRRTTAKAYIPIQGSGAYGILLALILAVDRPEVTTQVFLTKSEIIRTAQEYCDTSFEHSEKGTYFTAWSGMKTLVNKGYVYVTGNPHKHCLTEEGYDVALAIRNLRPEFSHMKKHPFSHAPAPGTSNRVTEFPTNRAITALDLYNGPSIVPATLSTEYVPPVNAHSSPASRVASFDAVASKLAAGERFSFWYITPSGSRTPLMTSAHLRLDPEQFVNLRRIEFKYSQRNHPFAAQLRLMDNPTTAKLRDKSGVPTLYAYLIEADAPPKCSMFDTESNQSRTRAGGKDNASNAGSSPLGSSPAPISRTRIGLRGRNDPCASLSDGGSRLSAFISEPSDPFYFDVRTLALQKRPSVPSGNASTSQSASRSTSLSRLSSGSRPPLDENPYNAILGQGPSVPPISTLSRTITVPASTSQPRTSSLSTLNISSSSSVPSVPKRSYSSAAVLPSRPIAPTMRPRLSNHVPNPTPAPEHFDDAVIPVSDRCSIALPSFTISDAIIFPPGSYDIILIIDTREVESSKTKNRDKIAETLEAKGIRVETRALRLGDMCWVARRKDGLGGEEDECVLDYVAERKRLDDLVYSIKDGRYTEQCFRLSNACLNNVYYIVEDWQVSERMEQSGLAIMTVKSQVQVHNRFFLKETHTLNETIDFLATMTRVIVSSHSTKALYVIPTRFLSRPSFKPLQDHLQLKHPDTKFHTSFIAYQELNDKSASQTLKEKFAKMMMCVKGMSAEKVSALLDEWDTPRAMWEDMKERDRQPDDLEPPGESRGKKRKIGKGLFFAERVQGEGRRKIGDALSESLWTALMG; the protein is encoded by the exons ATGCCTCCTCGTAAAAAATGTGGCAATCCGCTATTCCTTCAGTGGATGGAAG AGATCCGTGATGCTGCGCGGGAAAAGGGATCCAAATCTGCTGAAACTTATTCCAAGGCTTGTCGCTCTCTTGAACTTTGCCCTGTCACCTATGGTCGACCTCGTGATCTTGCCGTTTTGGCCCACATCGGAGAAAAGACAATAGCGCAATTGGAAAATAGATGGATAGAATATCGGAAGATCAAAGGTTTAGACGTACCGGCAGAGCCAGAGA AACCTAAGACAAAAGATAAAGGCAAGGGCCGTGCGGCACcagatgatgatgttgCAATGTCCGGCACCTCTCAAGAGACTGTAAAGAAAACTCGTAGGACCACCGCGAAGGCTTACATTCCAATTCAAGGCTCCGGTGCGTACGGTATTTTATTGGCTCTCATCCTCGCGGTCGACAGGCCGGAAGTCACAACTCAGGTCTTCTTGACAAAATCCGAGATCATTCGTACCGCTCAAGAATATTGTGACACGTCGTTTGAGCATTCGGAGAAGGGAACGTACTTCACCGCTTGGAGTGGAATGAAAACTTTGGTGAACAAAGGCTATGTCTACGTAACGGGGAATCCCCATAAACATTGCTTGACAGAGGAAGGATA CGATGTGGCTCTGGCCATCAGGAATCTGAGACCAGAGTTTTCCCACATGAAAAAGCATCCATTTTCGCAtgctcctgctcctggAACATCCAACAGAGTGACAGAGTTCCCTACAAATCGGGCGATTACGGCATTAGATCTATACAACGGGCCTTCTATTGTCCCTGCCACCCTCTCTACAGAATATGTCCCGCCCGTCAATGCCCATTCTTCGCCAGCTTCCAGAGTCGCATCTTTCGACGCTGTGGCATCAAAACTGGCTGCAGGGGAAAGGTTCAGTTTTTGGTACATCACCCCTTCCGGTTCACGAACCCCCCTCATGACATCTGCCCATCTTCGTCTTGACCCCGAGCAATTCGTCAACCTTCGTCGTATTGAGTTCAAGTACTCTCAGCGCAACCACCCATTTGCTGCGCAGCTGCGACTGATGGATAATCCTACTACTGCAAAATTGAGGGACAAAAGTGGTGTGCCTACTTTGTATGCGTATCTCATCGAAGCAGATGCTCCACCCAAGTGTAGCATGTTTGATACGGAAAGCAATCAAAGCAGGACAAGAGCAGGCGGGAAAGACAATGCGAGTAATGCAGGCAGCAGTCCGCTAGGCAGTAGTCCCGCTCCCATCTCAAGAACAAGGATTGGTTTGAGGGGGAGAAATGACCCTTGTGCTAGCCTTTCCGATGGCGGATCTCGACTGTCCGCGTTCATAAGCGAACCGAGTGACCCTTTCTACTTTGATGTTCGCACCTTAGCCCTTCAAAAAAGACCGTCTGTGCCTTCGGGCAATGCTTCGACTTCCCAATCTGCCAGCAGGTCAACTTCTTTATCACGTCTTTCCTCCGGTTCGAGGCCGCCTCTCGATGAGAATCCATATAATGCCATACTCGGTCAAGGTCCTTCTGTCCCTCCAATATCTACATTATCGCGGACCATTACAGTCCCCGCGAGCACATCCCAGCCACGAACATCTTCCCTTTCTACCCTCAACATTAGCTCAAGCTCCTCTGTCCCTAGTGTCCCCAAGCGTTCATATTCTTCTGCTGCGGTTTTGCCGTCTCGTCCGATCGCTCCAACGATGAGACCGCGTCTTTCTAACCATGTACCTAATCCAACCCCGGCACCCGAACATTTTGATGACGCTGTCATCCCAGTATCAGATCGGTGTTCCATAGCACTTCCTTCATTTACCATTTCTGATGCCATCATTTTCCCACCAGGGTCGTACGATATTATCCTTATCATCGATACTCGTGAAGTCGAGTCCTCGAAAACGAAAAATAGGGACAAAATCGCAGAGACGTTGGAAGCAAAAGGTATCAGAGTTGAGACCAGGGCCCTGCGATTGGGCGACATGTGTTGGGTTGCCAGGAGGAAAGATGGGCTGGgtggggaagaagacgagTGCGTGTTAGACTATGTGGcagaaaggaagaggttggaTGATTTGGTCTACTCCATTAAAGATGGGCGATATACCGAGCAATGT TTCCGACTGTCTAACGCATGTCTGAACAACGTCTATTACATCGTTGAAGATTGGCAAGTGAGCGAAAGAATGGAACAGAGTGGTCTTGCCATCATGACCGTCAAGTCTCAAGTTCAGGTCCACAATCGATTCTTCCTCAAGGAGACACATACCCTGAACGAAACTATTGACTTTCTTGCAACCATGACAAGAGTGATTGTCTCCTCACACAGCACCAAAGCGTTATATGTTATCCCTACTCGTTTCCTTTCTCGACCTTCGTTCAAACCTCTTCAGGATCATCTGCAGCTCAAGCACCCCGATACTAAATTTCACACTTCCTTTATCGCCTATCAAGAACTAAATGATAAGTCAGCGAGTCAGACTTTGAAGGAAAAGTTTGcaaagatgatgatgtgTGTAAAGGGCATGAGCGCCGAGAAAGTATCTGCATTGCTTGATGAATGGGATACACCGCGGGCCATGTGGGAGGATatgaaggaaagagatAGGCAGCCGGATGATTTGGAGCCTCCGGGAGAATCTAGAGGtaagaagaggaagatcGGGAAAGGATTGTTCTTTGCAGAGAGAGTGCAAGGAGAGGGGAGACGAAAGATTGGTGATGCTTTGAGTGAAAGT CTTTGGACTGCCTTGATGGGATAG
- a CDS encoding Methionine aminopeptidase, putative (Similar to TIGR gene model, INSD accession AAW41932.1), translating into MAKCAGCNDKEASRLECPTCKKLGIKGSFFCDQDCFKKNWGTHKTIHSLVQMAAQVESEKNSSLPPSMRNYRFTGPLRPVYPLSPKRLVPAHIERPDYADHPQGMSACEAVRERNPKILNKEEIEGMRKVCRLAREVLDLVASHVKPGVTTDELDVICHQACIDRNSYPSPLNYVKFPKSICTSVNEVICHGIPDQRPLQEGDIINLDVTLYHGGFHGDLNATYPVGKVDEESQDLMDTTKRAMDEAIAICKPGVPYREIGNKIEEITKPKGYGIVRRYTGHGINHLFHGLPTIVHYGGSKTPGRMEVGQVFTIEPMINLGTSNLEHWNDDWTAVTADGRRSAQFEETILITETGVEILTRPPASSQNKKKKKKKNTGGANAGIATPTEDGTSGTATPTTEVAKGVEKLEVDETSL; encoded by the exons ATGGCAAAGTGCGCCGGATGTAATGACAAGGAGGCCTCAAGGCTTGAATGTCCCACCTGTAAGAA GTTGGGGATCAAGGGATCGTTTTTCTGTGACCAGGACTGTTTCAAGAAGAACT GG GGAACACACAAGACTATACATAGCTTAGTCCAGATGGCTGCTCAGGTCGAGTCTGAGA AGAACTCATCACTTCCTCCTTCCATGCGCAACTACCGATTTACTGGACCCCTTCGACCTGTTTACCCTTTATCACCGAAACGTCTGGTGCCTGCACACATTGAGCGTCCCGATTATGCCGACCACC CTCAAGGAATGTCTGCATGTGAGGCTGTCAGGGAGAGGAACCCTAAGATTTTGAATaaggaagagattgagGGTATGCGGAAAGTCTGCCGT CTTGCTAGGGAAGTTCTCGATCTCGTCGCCTCCCACGTCAAACCCGGTGTCACGACCGATGAACTCGATGTCATTTGCCATCAAGCCTGTATCGACCGAAACTCCTATCCCAGTCCTCTCAACTACGTCAAGTTCCCCAAGAGTATATGTACAAGTGTCAACGAAGTCATTTGCCACGGTATTCCCGATCAGAGACCTTTGCAGGAGGGTGATATCATCAACCTTGATGTGACTTTGT ACCACGGAGGGTTCCACGGTGATCTCAACGCCACTTACCCTGTCGGCAAGGTCGACGAAGAATCTCAAGACCTGATGGATACCACTAAGAGGGCTATGGATGAGGCTATCGCCATCTGCAAACCTGGCGTGCCTTACCGAGAAATTGGTAACAAGATTGAGGAGATTACCAAGCCCAAGGGTTACGGTATTGTGAGGAGATATACGGGGCACGGTATCAACCACTTATTCCACGGTCTGCCCACCATTGTCCATTACGGAGGATCCAAGACACCGGGAAGGATGGAAGTTGGTCAGGTGTTCACTATTGAACCTATGATCAACCTCGGTACAAGTAATTTGGAACACTGGAATGACGACTGGACAGCAGTTACCGCTGATGGAAGGAGGTCTGCCCAGTTTGAGGAGACGATTTT GATCACTGAAACCGGTGTCGAAATCCTTACTCGTCCGCCCGCATCCTCTCAAAacaagaaaaagaagaagaagaagaacacTGGCGGCGCCAACGCCGGCATTGCCACCCCTACAGAGGACGGGACTTCTGGCACCGCCACCCCCACAACAGAGGTGGCCAAAGGTGTTGAAAAGTTGGAAGTTGATGAGACGTCTTTATAA
- a CDS encoding uncharacterized protein (Similar to TIGR gene model, INSD accession AAW41928.1) — protein sequence MALISSPTSLTTFSQPHASSSKSPHVSMNPVVGDKKSAVVAVQGDSVWTYDLTTVRATTSFTVPPSTVFTTSPVSFWNTKTVSAPQAKDQDGEDEGMDVDQNEGSDGPKATQIEVKERITAIGVGKEVWVWKGEDGEKEVIRTKNQISSIHHLPSPATPLLLISSPSQFYLLDSKLQSHSITTTSLKSHELLTSRVILQENEQSVRVVVVDRRGRIEVIKIWIEDRRLERISEGKVGNGKLVAGDVSDDGVITVLDEQHNLYTTSVRTLTTLSSPVRLLHPSSAPLLLSLPSPTLPLVLLPTPHPSPSLLLAIPASNLPTILTTTPLSSFTSSGTISALSILSVRSGVYTIGVVLSHKHSEGEGSSGRSVLYTCEVALPERGVGMGLLLGSKARTGEYLEVEGAGKKQGKSELQKKQDKVVEGLEKALKNKDVAGAQKAWKDWVAKECDAVEGVFSDKFVRKVVNVVFGAALNEDGKPKNVYAGEVLKDLVSRRVVSDGMWKEGVVVDGLLPLGDWENITLALQNIPTIPSSTVIKLIQKSTQSSNASSVPSLTALLQTVLALPPPGPSYRLDLYRILSVEDAAAVLEVLVQWMEDYVETLSEGLKGWDESVSEENGDNLPSLQSLVTHTSLILDAHFPSFISHLASHDILSRAQASLEPLLAVQNEYRQLRGPVEALLTLARREAKKAEERAAKKGGKKKGKKDENGRLPEEVVGKWKVEDLAF from the exons ATGGCTTTGATATCCTCCCCGACATCACTTACAACATTCTCGCAGCCCCATGCTTCAAGCTCTAAAAGCCCTCATGTCAGCATGAACCCTGTGGTCGGCGACAAGAAATCCGCGGTTGTTGCTGTCCAAGGTGATAGTGTTTGGACGTATGAT CTGACCACTGTTCGAGCAACCACATCCTTTACAGTTCCCCCTTCGACTGTTTTTACCACCTCCCCCGTCAGCTTTTGGAACACTAAGACTGTTTCTGCTCCTCAAGCGAAGGATCAGGACGGGGAGGATGAAGGGATGGATGTTGATCAAAATGAAGGATCAGATGGACCCAAGGCGACACAAATTGAAGTCAAGGAGAGAATCACTGCTATTGGTGTCGGTAAAGAAGTATGGGTCtggaaaggagaagacggCGAGAAGGAGGTTATCCGG ACAAAGAACCAAATAAGTTCCATACATCACCTTCCATCCCCAGCGACTCCCCTGTTGctcatctcttctccctcccAATTCTATCTTCTCGATTCTAAATTACAATCCCATTCTatcaccaccacctcttTGAAATCACATGAGCTTCTCACTTCACGAGTCATTCTCCAGGAAAACGAACAATCTGTTAGAGTTGTTGTTGTAGATAGAAGAGGACGGATCGAAGTGATCAAGATCTGGATCGAGGATAGGCGGTTGGAGAGGATATCAGAAGGGAAGGTTGGTAACGGCAAGTTGGTGGCTGGGGATGTCAGCGATGATGGCGTCATTACTGTGCTCG ATGAACAACATAATCTCTACACCACCTCCGTTCGAACTCTCACTACATTGTCTTCCCCTGTTCGTCTCCTTCACCCTTCCTCCGcgcctcttcttctctctctcccttcGCCTACCCTTCCTCTCGTCCTTCTCCCCACTCCTCATCCATCgccttctcttcttctcgccATTCCGGCTTCCAACTTGCCCACAATCCTCACAACCACCCCGCTTTCTTCATTCACCTCTTCTGGCACCATTTCTGCTCTATCTATTCTTTCCGTTCGCTCTGGAGTCTACACAATCGGTGTTGTGCTCTCTCATAAGCACAGTGAGGGAGAAGGATCTAGTGGCAGGAGTGTGCTCTACACATGTGAAGTAGCTTTACCTGAGCGTGGCGTCGGGATGGGATTGCTTCTTGGTAGCAAAGCAAGGACAGGAGAATATCTGGAGGTCGAGGGAGCGGGAAAGAAGCAAGGAAAGAGTGAATTGCAAAAGAAGCAAGACAAAGTCGTGGAAGGATTGGAAAAGGCTTTGAAGAACAAGGATGTGGCTGGAGCTCAGAAGGCTTGGAAAGACTGGGTTGCTAAGGAGTGTGATGCTGTAGAGGGTGTCTTCAGCGATAAATTTGTCAGGAAAGTGGTCAATGTCGTGTTCGGGGCGGCTCTCAACGAAGACGGCAAGCCAAAAAATGTCTATGCTGGTGAAGTTTTGAAGGACCTCGTAAGCAGAAGGGTCGTAAGTGATGGTATGTGGAAGGAAGGTGTTGTCGTGGATGGATTATTACCACTTGGCGATTGG GAAAACATTACTCTTGCTCTCCAAAATATTCCCACTATTCCTTCATCAACAGTCATCAAACTCATCCAAAAATCTACCCAATCATCAAACGCTTCATCCGTCCCCTCTCTTACCGCTCTTCTCCAGACAGTTCTCGCTCTTCCCCCTCCTGGCCCTTCCTACCGATTGGACTTGTATAGGATCCTCTCGGTGGAGGATGCTGCGGCCGTGTTAGAAGTCCTCGTTCAGTGGATGGAAGACTACGTCGAGACTTTGTCCGAAGGATTAAAGGGCTGGGATGAGTCTGTGTCCGAGGAGAACGGCGACAATCTTCCATCTCTACAATCTCTCGTCACGCACACCTCTTTGATTTTAGATGCTCATTTTCCTTCCTTTATTTCACACTTGGCTTCCCACGATATTCTTTCCAGAGCACAAGCGTCGCTTGAGCCTCTTTTAGCTGTTCAAAATGAATATCGTCAGCTGAGGGGCCCTGTGGAAGCCTTGTTAACTCTTGCGAGGAGGGAAGCGAAGAAAGCAGAGGAGAGAGCAGCGAAGAAGggtgggaagaagaagggaaagaaggacGAGAACGGGAGGTTGCCAGAAGAAGTTGTTGGCAAGTGGAAGGTAGAGGATCTTGCGTTTTAA
- a CDS encoding isocitrate dehydrogenase (NADP+), putative (Similar to TIGR gene model, INSD accession AAW41926.1) — MLARSTSAFTRSSLLRSTRPLAFAMASRNYASTPAGIERIKVKNPVVEIDGDEMTRIIWKKIREELILPYVDVDLKYYDLGMESRDATNDQITIDSAEAIKKYSVGVKCATITPDEARVKEFNLKEMWRSPNGTIRNILGGTVFREPIILDKIPKPVPGWTKPICIGRHAFGDQYRSTDFLAPGPGKLTLTYTPADGGAPTELNVYDFKGKGVALAMYNTDESIYGFAHASFKMALSKKMPLFMSTKNTILKKYDGRFKDIFQEVYESTYKTEFEKLGLYYEHRLIDDMVAQAIKSSGGFVWACKNYDGDVMSDILAQGFGSLGMMTSELITPDGKTMESEAAHGTVTRHYRQYQAGHETSTNPVASIFAWTRGLAFRAKLDETPALEAFAKDLEAACVEVIDKDGIMTKDLALAMKGKDMTRDDWVTTDVYMKKVNERLVEKLKARSA, encoded by the exons ATG CTCGCTCGAAGCACATCTGCCTTTACGCgctcttctcttctccgATCAACTAGACCTTTAGCATTCGCCATGGCTTCACGCAACTATGCTTCCACCCCTGCCGGTATCGAGAGGATCAAGGTCAAGAACCCTGTGGTTGAGATTGACGGTGATGAGATGACAAGGATCATTTGGAAAAAGATCAGGGAAGAG CTCATCTTGCCCTATGTTGACGTTGACCTCAAATACTATGACTTGGGAATGGAGAGCCGAGACGCT ACCAACGACCAAATCACTATCGACTCTGCCGAGGCTATCAAGAAGTACTCTGTTGGTGTCAAGTGCGCTACCATCACCCCCGACGAAGCTCGAGTCAAGGAATTCAATTTGAAGGAAATGTGGCGAAGCCCTAACGGAACT ATCCGAAACATCCTCGGAGGAACCGTCTTCCGAGAGCCCATCATTCTCGACAAGATCCCCAAGCCCGTCCCTGGATGGACCAAGCCCATCTGCATCGGTCGACACGCTTTCGGTGACCAGTACCGATCTACCGACTTTCTCGCTCCCGGACCCGGAAAGCTCACCCTCACTTACACTCCCGCTGACGGAGGTGCCCCCACCGAGCTCAACGTCTACGACTTCAAGGGCAAGGGTGTCGCTTTGGCCATGTACAACACTGATGAGAGTATCTATGGCTTCGCCCACGCGAGCTTCAAGATGGCTTTGAGCAAGAAAATGCCCTTGTTCATGTCCACTAAGAA CACTATCTTGAAGAAGTACGACGGCCGATTCAAGGACATTTTCCAAGAGGTCTATGAATCTACATACAAGACCGAGTTTGAGAAGCTCGGTCTCTACTATGAGCACCGTCTCATCGACGACATGGTCGCTCAGGCCATCAAGTCTTCTGGCGGTTTCGTTTGGGCGTGCAAGAACTACGACGGTGACGTTATG AGCGACATTCTCGCCCAAGGTTTCGGTTCTCTCGGTATGATGACCTCTGAGCTCATCACCCCCGACGGCAAGACCATGGAATCCGAAGCCGCCCATGGTACCGTCACCCGACACTACCGACAATACCAAGCCGGCCATGAAACCTCTACCAACCCTGTTGCCTCCATCTTTGCCTGGACCCGAGGACTTGCCTTCCGAGCCAAGTTGGACGAGACCCCCGCGCTCGAGGCGTTCGCCAAGGACTTGGAAGCTGCCTGTGTTGAGGTCATTGACAAGGACGGTATCATGACCAAGGACTTGGCTTTGGCGATGAAGGGCAAGGACATGACCAGGGATGACTGGGTCACCACTGACGTATACATGAAGAAGGTCAACGAGAGGTTGGTCGAGAAGCTCAAGGCGAGGAGCGCGTAA
- a CDS encoding Nitrilase-like protein, putative (Similar to TIGR gene model, INSD accession AAW41931.1), whose translation MLLSLRSSLSRNIFGPSRPLPTSFSVTPSGIRNMSSHSSTPSTTVAVCQIRSTSDPVHNLKISEKVVRSAVAAGAKACFLPEASDFINQSKAESRRFSRPLQEHEYTIGLQALAKELAVVISVGVHEGPEDENEERVFNTHVLIGKDGDILASYRKIHLFDVELSKPPAPDGAPRPPQRTGESERILAGQAVTPPVEVEGIGKIGLEICYDIRFPELSIILTRLGAEVLLFPSAFTVKTGRDHWGTLCRATAIQYQSYLIASAQYGAHNAKRTSWGETLAFDPWGRQLGRLRSVDDTPPPKEGEEGDKDVEKMYEDSGEFFLCGIDGRTVKETRGQIPLAIQKRSDVYGVVGKDA comes from the exons ATGCTCCTCTCGCTTCGttcctctctctccagAAACATCTTCGGCCCAAGCCGTCCCCTTCCCACCTCATTCTCGGTAACACCATCTGGCATTCGCAATATGAGTTCTCACTCATCGACACCATCAACAACTGTAGCAGTCTGCCAGATCCGCTCTACCAGTGATCCTGTGCATAACCTGAAAATATCAGAAAAAGTGGTCAGGAGTGCCGTTGCAGCAGGTGCTAAAGCTTGCTTCTTGCCTGAAGCATCGGATTTTATCAACCAATCCAAGGCCGAGTCACGCAGGTTTTCGCGTCCACTTCAAGAACACGAATACACCATCGGACTGCAAGCACTTGCTAAAGAGCTGGCAGTAGTCATTTCTGTGGGAGTACATGAGGGGCCAGAGGACGAGAACGAAGAACGAGTGTTTAATACTCATGTGTTGATTGGGAAGGATGGTGATATTCTTGCTAGCTACAGAAAG ATTCATCTTTTTGATGTTGAGTTATCAAAACCCCCTGCGCCTGACGGTGCCCCTCGCCCACCCCAGCGAACGGGCGAATCCGAACGTATTCTTGCTGGACAAGCTGTTACGCCTCCCGTAGAGGTAGAGGGTATTGGAAAGATTGGACTGGAAATCTGCTATGATATCAGGTTCCCCGAACTATCTATCATCTTGACCAGATTAGGAGCCGAAGTACTCTTGTTCCCTTCGGCATTTACTGTCAAAACGGGACGTGATCACTGGGGGACCCTCTGT CGTGCAACAGCTATCCAGTACCAATCGTATCTCATCGCCTCGGCTCAATATGGAGCTCACAACGCTAAGCGTACATCATGGGGTGAAACACTTGCTTTCGACCCATGGGGTCGTCAACTCGGTCGTCTCCGAAGTGTGGACGATACGCCCCCTCCCAAAGAGGGCGAAGAAGGTGACAAGGATGTGGAGAAAATGTACGAGGACAGTGGTGAATTCTTTCTCTGTGGGATAGACGGCAGGACAGTAAAAGAGACCAGGGGCCAAATTCCGTTGGCGATCCAGAAGAGATCAGACGTTTATGGGGTGGTGGGCAAGGACGCTTAG
- a CDS encoding Peptidase, putative (Similar to TIGR gene model, INSD accession AAW41726.1) — protein MASARHFFKHQALRDAARILAWVPVGVFFTRHVYSLATVTGGSMQPTFNPDLATNPLHNDVVLLERWSPAMNKYKRGDVVTLWSPQNPQLLTTKRIVALEGDLVHPLPPSPPTPVRIPPGHCWVEGDSKYQTRDSNTYGPIPLGLITARVSHIIWPWARAGEVQSGQGKSKGRVKKLADSFI, from the exons ATGGCCAGTGCGAGGCACTTTTTCAAGCATCAGGCGTTGAGAGACGCAGC CCGAATATTAGCATGGGTACCCGTAGGAGTCTTCTTCACGAGACATGTGTATTCTCTGGCTACTGTGACTGGAGGTAGTATGCAA CCGACATTCAACCCCGATTTGGCGACAAATCCATTACACAACGATGTTGTTCTTTTGGAAAGATGGTCTCCAGCAATGAACAAGTATAAAAGGGGCGATGTGGTTACGCTATG GTCACCGCAGAACCCGCAACTATTGACGACCAAGCGAATAGTGGCTCTAGAAGGCGATCTC GTTCATCCATTACCACCTTCCCCACCAACCCCGGTCAGAATACCGCCAGGACATTGCTGGGTTGAAGGCGACTCGAAATACCAGACAAGAGATTCTAATACCTATGGTCCT ATTCCATTAGGTTTGATAACGGCCAGAGTGTCGCACATTATTTGGCCATGGGCGAGAGCTGGGGAAGTACAATCCGGACAAGGAAAGTCCAAGGGAAGGGTTAAAAAACTCGCCGACTCGTTCATTTAG